A region from the Leucoraja erinacea ecotype New England chromosome 18, Leri_hhj_1, whole genome shotgun sequence genome encodes:
- the LOC129705731 gene encoding achaete-scute homolog 5-like, producing the protein MSVNNICCVFSADMIGSPMALTSPGYVYQVEPESYDGLLERITFAEAPCMQVAPSLPVELAALQTSAEPPRLRHPDEISMLSFADTYPDGFANDAFSGWHYFPQIPFQSPFSAVYDYSYEPAFIRKRNERERQRVKCVNEGYARLRQHLPQELSEKRLSKVETLRAAISYIKELQTVLGGHGDHVEREAAGDALPRATGGVETDGVAAPEKRSVCSRVSGNSQPR; encoded by the coding sequence ATGTCAGTTAATAATATTTGTTGCGTGTTTAGCGCAGATATGATCGGAAGTCCCATGGCTCTGACATCCCCGGGCTACGTGTACCAGGTGGAGCCTGAAAGTTACGACGGGCTGCTGGAGAGGATCACTTTCGCCGAGGCGCCCTGCATGCAAGTGGCTCCGTCTCTCCCCGTCGAGTTGGCTGCTTTACAGACGAGCGCAGAACCCCCACGGCTCCGGCATCCAGATGAGATCTCCATGCTGTCCTTCGCCGACACCTACCCCGATGGATTCGCCAACGACGCTTTCTCGGGCTGGCACTACTTCCCGCAGATCCCCTTCCAAAGCCCGTTCAGCGCCGTCTACGACTACTCCTACGAGCCCGCCTTCATCCGCAAGCGCAACGAAAGGGAGCGGCAGAGGGTGAAGTGCGTGAACGAGGGCTACGCCCGGCTGAGGCAGCACCTCCCGCAGGAGCTCTCGGAGAAGCGGCTCAGCAAGGTGGAGACGCTGAGAGCCGCCATCAGCTACATCAAGGAGCTGCAGACCGTGCTGGGGGGGCACGGAGACCATGTGGAGAGGGAGGCGGCCGGAGACGCCCTTCCCCGGGCAACAGGTGGGGTGGAAACAGACGGCGTCGCTGCCCCGGAGAAGCGCTCGGTTTGCAGCAGGGTTAGCGGAAACTCGCAGCCGAGGTAA